The following coding sequences lie in one Apium graveolens cultivar Ventura chromosome 1, ASM990537v1, whole genome shotgun sequence genomic window:
- the LOC141717646 gene encoding uncharacterized protein LOC141717646, translating to MTSQSDFIWGWVFCDGNIVMDDAEGVKYDRKMTRLVKLEPNLKFEGLLNLLHTKLWTDSTLYKLNVSRRFLNPSTNMFEIAPMFDDDDIEYMFESVAFSKLRNYVELYVDKISVGSGKNLNVGGEMSISGERSSSSYNSKKLRTSESGRVSGGVSGGVSGSVSSGSSTSFHESVMNKSVDILNASELQKGRMFETKKELMRVVKDVHIANHQEIKVVRSDPVGWEVECKRKMNGLGVSEKILEATVVSHFGYRPTRRKIRHPREITEKALFKSSDESYEYLPKFMNALQSFNHGTFVDWHFKKHDLGEPIAEVVRFKQVFWAFKPCIDAFPHYIPVLLIDATHLYDKYGGVLLTATVVDGFNHILPVAFAIVEGENPASWSWFKERLKNKVIIRRRDVCVISDRHKGIISVMNNPELGLCEPHSHHRFCSRHLAVNFGKEFRKDKIKERIVPLCSQITGPKFTLHWNALIAAEPRAQQWFDDKPLSRWSLAFDEGKRFGIMTTNMEESWNNANKVARKLPITALVKTIFHKLVAYFDQRRIEVEK from the exons ATGACTTCACAATCTGATTTTATCTGGGGTTGGGTGTTTTGTGATGGGAATATTGTAATGGATGATGCTGAAGGGGTTAAATATGATAGAAAAATGACTAGATTGGTGAAATTAGAGCCGAATCTTAAATTTGAAGGGTTATTGAATCTTTTGCACACGAAGTTGTGGACGGATAGTACTTTGTATAAACTGAATGTATCTCGTAGATTTTTAAATCCTTCAACAAATATGTTTGAAATAGCACCAATGTTCGATGATGATGATATTGAATATATGTTTGAATCAGTGGCTTTTTCCAAATTGAGAAACTACGTAGAGCTGTATGTAGACAAAATATCAGTTGGCTCCGGCAAAAATTTAAATGTAGGGGGTGAAATGTCTATTAGTGGGGAAAGAAGTTCAAGCTCGTACAATTCAAAAAAGTTGCGAACTAGTGAAAGTGGCCGAGTTAGCGGTGGAGTTAGTGGGGGAGTAAGTGGAAGTGTTTCAAGCGGAAGTTCTA CTTCCTTTCATGAGTCGGTTATGAACAAATCTGTTGATATTTTAAATGCTTCAGAATTACAAAAAGGAAGGATGTTTGAAACAAAAAAGGAGTTGATGCGTGTAGTGAAGGATGTTCATATTGCAAATCACCAAGAGATAAAAGTGGTGAGATCGGATCCAGTAGGCTGGGAAGTGGAATGCAAGAGAAAGATGAATG GTCTTGGTGTCTCTGAGAAGATATTAGAGGCCACTGTCGTGAGCCATTTTGGTTATAGACCTACAAGACGAAAGATTAGACATCCAAGGGAGATAACTGAAAAAGCCTTATTCAAGTCTTCTGATGAGTCTTATGAGTACCTTCCAAAATTTATGAATGCATTACAATCATTTAATCATGGCACATTTGTTGATTGGCACTTCAAGAAGCATGATCTAGGAGAGCCTATAGCTGAG GTGGTGAGATTCAAACAAGTGTTTTGGGCATTCAAGCCTTGCATAGATGCATTTCCACATTATATACCTGTACTTCTTATAGATGCTACACATCTATATGATAAGTATGGCGGAGTCTTGCTGACGGCTACAGTAGTTGATGGCTTTAACCATATTCTGCCGGTGGCATTTGCAATTGTTGAGGGAGAAAATCCAGCTAGTTGGTCTTGGTTCAAGGAGAGGTTGAAGAATAAGGTTATCATCCGGCGAAGAGATGTTTGTGTCATTTCAGATAGGCATAAGGGGATAATTTCAGTTATGAATAACCCGGAGCTTGGGTTGTGTGAACCACATAGCCATCATCGGTTTTGCTCTAGACACCTGGCTGTAAATTTTGGTAAAGAGTTCAGAAAGGACAAAATAAAAGAGAGGATTGTTCCTTTGTGTAGCCAAATTACGGGGCCTAAGTTTACTTTGCATTGGAATGCATTGATAGCTGCAGAGCCAAGAGCACAACAGTGGTTTGATGATAAGCCACTAAGTCGTTGGTCTTTGGCTTTTGATGAAGGAAAAAGGTTCGGGATCATGACAACTAATATGGAAGAAAGTTGGAACAATGCAAACAAAGTGGCAAGAAAGCTCCCCATCACTGCTTTGGTTAAAACTATATTTCACAAGTTGGTTGCTTATTTTGATCAGCGTCGAATAGAAGTAGAGAAATAA